The proteins below come from a single Streptococcus canis genomic window:
- a CDS encoding LacI family DNA-binding transcriptional regulator: protein MVAKLTDVAALAGVSPTTVSRVINKKGYLSQKTVDKVNRAMRELGYKPNNLARSLQGKSAQLIGLIFPNISNIFYAELIEHLEIDLFKQGYKTIICNSEHNPVKEREYLEMLAANQVDGIISSSHNLGIDDYERVEAPIVAFDRNLAPNIPIISSDNFEGGKLAAQTLQKHGCQKIIMITGNDNSDSPTGLRQLGFNYQLKRSAEIIKLPNDLSPIRREMEIKSILATRKPDGLFVSDDLTAILIMKVAKQLDIAIPQDMKIIGYDGTAFVEQYVPQLATIKQPIKEIAKLSVEVLLKKIKGEKTSKDYILPITLLPGTSI, encoded by the coding sequence ATGGTCGCAAAATTAACAGACGTGGCAGCTTTGGCAGGCGTCAGCCCAACAACCGTTTCACGTGTTATCAACAAAAAAGGCTACCTTTCCCAGAAAACTGTGGATAAGGTGAATAGAGCCATGCGCGAATTGGGATACAAACCCAATAATCTCGCTAGAAGTTTGCAAGGCAAATCAGCCCAACTCATTGGCCTTATCTTCCCCAACATCAGCAATATCTTTTACGCCGAATTAATTGAACACTTGGAAATTGACTTGTTTAAACAGGGCTACAAAACCATTATTTGCAATAGTGAGCATAACCCTGTCAAAGAACGCGAATACTTAGAAATGCTTGCGGCCAATCAAGTTGACGGCATTATATCTTCCAGTCACAACCTAGGGATTGATGATTACGAGCGTGTCGAAGCCCCTATTGTAGCCTTTGACCGTAATCTAGCACCAAATATTCCAATTATTTCTTCAGATAATTTTGAAGGTGGTAAATTAGCTGCGCAGACCCTTCAAAAACACGGCTGTCAAAAGATTATTATGATTACGGGCAATGATAATTCTGATTCGCCCACAGGGCTGCGCCAGCTAGGTTTCAACTACCAACTGAAACGGAGCGCTGAAATCATTAAATTGCCAAACGATCTTTCTCCCATCCGCCGTGAAATGGAAATCAAGTCTATTTTGGCAACCCGAAAGCCTGATGGACTCTTCGTTTCCGATGACCTGACGGCTATTCTCATCATGAAAGTGGCCAAGCAACTTGATATTGCTATTCCACAAGACATGAAAATAATTGGTTACGACGGCACTGCTTTTGTCGAACAATACGTTCCTCAGTTAGCAACAATTAAGCAGCCCATTAAAGAAATTGCCAAGCTTAGCGTCGAAGTCCTCCTCAAAAAAATCAAAGGAGAAAAGACTAGCAAGGACTATATTTTACCTATTACTCTTTTACCAGGAACAAGCATTTGA
- a CDS encoding M24 family metallopeptidase, producing the protein MSGFLEQRLRQCQEQMKERGLEALLITHLTNIYYLTGFSGTAATVLIMPNRRVFITDSRYTLIAKASVQGFDIIESRTPLKVVAELLEADHIDCLGFEDQVAFSFYQAMQTELSGITLLAQSGFVENLRLIKDASEIETIAKACSISDKAFEDALDFIKAGTTTERDLANFLDFRMRQYGASGTSFETIAASGYRSAMPHGRASDKVIQNGDSLTMDFGCYYNHYVSDMTRTIHIGQVTDEEREIYAFVLAANKALIAKASAGMTYSDFDGIPRQLITEAGYGSHFTHGIGHGIGLDTHENPFFGKSEQTLRAGMVVTDEPGIYLDNKYGVRIEDDLVITETGCQVLTLAPKELIVL; encoded by the coding sequence ATGTCAGGATTTTTAGAGCAACGACTAAGGCAATGTCAAGAGCAAATGAAGGAGCGAGGGCTAGAAGCGCTGCTCATTACCCATTTAACCAATATTTACTACCTGACAGGTTTTTCGGGGACTGCAGCAACGGTCCTGATAATGCCCAATCGCCGTGTTTTTATTACAGACTCACGTTATACCTTGATTGCCAAGGCTAGTGTGCAAGGCTTTGATATTATTGAAAGCCGTACACCACTCAAGGTTGTGGCAGAATTGTTAGAAGCTGACCACATAGATTGCCTTGGTTTTGAAGATCAAGTTGCCTTCTCTTTTTATCAGGCCATGCAAACAGAATTGTCAGGGATAACCTTGCTTGCCCAGTCAGGTTTTGTGGAGAACTTGCGTCTTATTAAGGACGCCTCTGAAATTGAGACCATTGCTAAAGCTTGTTCCATCTCGGACAAGGCATTTGAAGACGCTCTTGATTTTATTAAAGCAGGAACAACCACCGAACGTGACCTGGCTAATTTTTTAGATTTTCGCATGCGTCAGTATGGTGCTAGCGGAACATCATTTGAGACCATTGCAGCATCAGGCTATCGCTCTGCCATGCCTCATGGCCGTGCTAGTGATAAGGTTATTCAGAATGGAGACAGCTTGACCATGGATTTTGGTTGCTACTACAACCATTATGTTAGTGACATGACGAGGACCATTCATATCGGACAGGTTACGGATGAAGAGCGCGAGATTTATGCTTTTGTTCTGGCGGCTAATAAGGCTTTGATTGCTAAAGCTAGCGCTGGCATGACTTATAGTGACTTTGATGGTATTCCACGTCAGTTAATCACTGAGGCTGGTTATGGTAGTCACTTCACACATGGCATTGGTCATGGTATCGGGCTTGACACCCATGAGAATCCATTTTTCGGGAAATCTGAGCAGACCCTCCGAGCAGGTATGGTAGTAACAGACGAGCCAGGAATCTATTTGGATAACAAGTATGGTGTTCGTATCGAAGATGACTTGGTCATCACAGAAACTGGCTGCCAAGTCTTAACCTTGGCACCAAAAGAATTGATTGTATTGTAA
- a CDS encoding excalibur calcium-binding domain-containing protein has translation MKHKSCLTIIFYFTLGIIVLSILLMLMPFILIAGIIGLWFYSKKKPDTKRKNVAIVATVIGLIGTIILGVGLTNNSNKAKTITQTSSKTVMKPVSKKLAQQPKDSSSREEDRRIQEAKQALILLEQNTNRTNLEKAREPLRRIKNSKHKEGLQKQFNNLEQTLYFTEAEAVIKELEVSKTKQLVESAKQKVNLISNANQRSSLIGRIDSVARVIEEQEIAVNDAEIAIQQLENNQIRDNIANAQTKVNFLSDGEKKSAFTNRINNVISSIETREAQEREAQTAAATQQQFAQSPQAPRTYYANCTEMRNAGVAPIQQGQPGYATYLDRDHDGWACE, from the coding sequence ATGAAACACAAAAGTTGTCTCACAATTATTTTCTACTTTACACTGGGAATCATCGTTCTTAGCATCCTTTTAATGCTAATGCCATTTATTTTAATTGCAGGAATTATTGGATTATGGTTCTACAGTAAAAAGAAACCTGATACGAAGCGAAAAAATGTTGCTATTGTAGCAACCGTTATCGGATTAATCGGCACCATCATTCTGGGAGTAGGACTTACCAACAATTCTAACAAAGCTAAAACCATAACTCAAACTTCTTCTAAAACAGTCATGAAGCCTGTATCTAAGAAACTAGCTCAACAGCCAAAAGATAGCAGCTCTCGTGAGGAAGACAGAAGAATTCAAGAAGCTAAACAGGCTCTGATTCTTTTAGAACAAAATACTAATCGAACAAATCTAGAAAAAGCAAGAGAACCTCTTAGACGAATCAAAAACTCAAAGCACAAAGAGGGGCTACAGAAGCAGTTTAACAACCTAGAGCAAACTCTTTACTTTACAGAAGCTGAAGCTGTCATTAAAGAGTTAGAAGTCAGTAAAACGAAACAATTAGTTGAAAGTGCCAAACAAAAAGTAAATCTTATTTCTAATGCTAATCAGAGAAGTTCACTTATTGGTCGTATTGATTCAGTAGCTAGAGTGATTGAAGAACAAGAAATTGCTGTAAACGACGCCGAGATAGCTATTCAACAACTCGAAAATAATCAAATTCGTGATAATATTGCTAATGCCCAAACTAAGGTTAACTTTCTGTCAGATGGTGAAAAGAAAAGTGCCTTTACTAACCGCATAAACAATGTGATCTCCTCAATAGAGACTCGCGAAGCTCAGGAACGCGAAGCTCAAACAGCTGCAGCAACACAACAACAGTTTGCTCAATCACCACAAGCACCTCGTACTTACTACGCTAATTGTACAGAAATGCGTAATGCCGGGGTAGCACCCATTCAACAGGGACAACCTGGTTATGCAACATATTTAGACCGTGATCATGATGGCTGGGCTTGCGAATGA
- the nusB gene encoding transcription antitermination factor NusB, whose amino-acid sequence MTKSFQNSRRDLRERAFQALFTMEMGGDFLLASRFAYDYDKAVDKEDQALELPIFLLNLVNGVNDHKEELDGIISEHLKTGWSLERLTVTDKALLRLGLFEIKYFDETPDRVALNEIIEVAKKYSDETSAKFINGLLSQFVSEASSASE is encoded by the coding sequence ATGACTAAAAGTTTTCAAAATTCAAGAAGAGACTTACGTGAACGTGCCTTTCAAGCCTTGTTTACGATGGAAATGGGTGGTGATTTCTTACTTGCTTCTCGGTTTGCCTATGATTATGACAAGGCTGTGGACAAAGAAGATCAAGCCTTGGAATTACCGATTTTCCTGTTAAATCTTGTCAACGGGGTCAATGATCACAAAGAAGAACTTGATGGCATTATTTCAGAGCATTTGAAGACAGGCTGGTCACTAGAACGCTTGACTGTAACAGATAAAGCCTTACTGCGTTTAGGTCTTTTTGAAATCAAGTATTTCGATGAAACACCTGATCGTGTGGCCTTAAATGAAATCATCGAAGTGGCTAAAAAATATTCTGATGAGACCTCTGCTAAATTTATTAATGGCTTGCTTAGCCAATTTGTTTCAGAAGCATCTTCAGCAAGTGAATAA
- a CDS encoding thioredoxin domain-containing protein → MIKKQLLLKVILLLIFLQPTIGHASAKDYLLDNEAKAISSYQKSSHFLKSVSISEIQIMMGNKKAFYLYIGRATCPHCRNFLPRLLKATKQCNIPIYYLDSENSSLNLELKTFRNHYHIATVPNLSQFQSNRLTKTLERPSLASKEDITLFLSQ, encoded by the coding sequence ATGATTAAAAAACAATTACTTTTGAAAGTCATATTGTTACTGATATTTTTACAGCCTACTATCGGTCATGCTAGCGCTAAAGACTATTTATTAGATAATGAAGCTAAAGCTATTTCGTCTTATCAAAAAAGCAGTCATTTCTTAAAATCTGTTTCTATTAGTGAGATACAAATCATGATGGGAAACAAAAAAGCTTTTTATCTCTACATAGGACGCGCAACATGCCCCCATTGTAGAAACTTCTTGCCTCGTTTACTAAAAGCAACGAAACAGTGCAACATTCCTATTTACTATTTAGATTCTGAAAATTCCTCTCTTAATTTAGAATTAAAAACTTTCAGAAACCATTATCACATAGCTACTGTACCTAATCTGTCACAGTTCCAATCTAATCGTCTTACTAAAACACTTGAAAGGCCTAGCCTAGCAAGTAAAGAGGATATAACCCTTTTCCTTAGCCAGTAA
- the efp gene encoding elongation factor P — protein sequence MIEASKLKAGMTFETEGKLIRVLEASHHKPGKGNTIMRMKLRDVRTGSTFDTTYRPDEKFEQAIIETVPAQYLYKMDDTAYFMNTETYDQYEIPVANVEQELLYILENSDVKIQFYGSEVIGVTVPTTVELTVAETQPSIKGATVTGSGKPATLETGLVVNVPDFIEAGQKLIINTAEGTYVSRA from the coding sequence ATGATCGAAGCAAGTAAGCTTAAAGCAGGTATGACATTTGAAACAGAAGGAAAATTAATCCGTGTCCTTGAGGCTAGCCACCACAAGCCAGGTAAAGGAAACACAATCATGCGTATGAAATTGCGTGATGTGCGTACAGGTTCTACCTTCGACACAACTTACCGCCCAGATGAAAAATTTGAGCAAGCTATCATTGAAACTGTTCCAGCACAATACCTATACAAAATGGATGATACTGCTTACTTCATGAATACTGAAACTTACGATCAGTACGAAATTCCAGTTGCTAACGTTGAGCAAGAATTGCTTTACATTCTTGAAAATTCAGACGTGAAAATCCAATTTTATGGAAGCGAAGTGATTGGGGTAACTGTTCCAACAACTGTTGAATTGACTGTTGCTGAAACACAACCTTCTATCAAAGGAGCAACTGTAACAGGTTCTGGTAAACCTGCAACCCTTGAAACAGGACTTGTGGTTAACGTTCCAGATTTTATCGAAGCTGGCCAAAAACTAATCATCAATACTGCAGAAGGTACTTACGTTTCTCGTGCTTAA
- a CDS encoding deoxycytidylate deaminase, with product MTNRLSWQDYFMANAELISKRSTCDRAFVGAVLVKDNRIIATGYNGGVSATDNCNETGHYMEDGHCIRTVHAEMNALIQCAKDGISTDGTEIYVTHFPCINCTKALLQAGIKKITYKAHYRPHPFAIELMEKKGVAYVQHDVPQIILGGDEES from the coding sequence ATGACAAATCGTTTATCATGGCAAGACTATTTTATGGCCAATGCAGAGCTTATTTCTAAGCGCTCTACCTGTGACCGCGCCTTTGTAGGAGCTGTTTTAGTAAAGGACAATCGGATTATTGCCACAGGTTACAATGGCGGCGTTTCTGCCACAGACAACTGCAACGAAACTGGTCACTATATGGAAGACGGGCATTGTATCAGAACGGTTCATGCTGAAATGAATGCCTTGATTCAATGTGCGAAAGACGGTATTTCAACTGATGGAACGGAAATTTACGTGACTCATTTTCCTTGTATCAACTGCACCAAGGCGCTTTTGCAGGCGGGGATTAAAAAGATTACTTACAAGGCTCACTATCGTCCACATCCTTTTGCCATTGAACTGATGGAGAAAAAAGGGGTTGCTTATGTGCAACATGATGTGCCCCAAATTATTTTGGGTGGTGATGAAGAGAGTTAA
- a CDS encoding Asp23/Gls24 family envelope stress response protein, giving the protein MTTEHIGEIVISPRVLEVITGIATTQVEGVHSLHNKKMADSFNKASLGKGVYLQTQEDGSVTADIYVYLQYGVKVPAVSMAIQKAVKSAVYDMAEVTISAVNIHVEGIVPEKTPKPELKSLFDEDFLND; this is encoded by the coding sequence ATGACAACTGAACATATCGGTGAAATCGTCATTTCACCACGAGTACTTGAAGTTATTACTGGGATTGCTACCACACAAGTTGAGGGCGTTCATTCCCTTCATAATAAAAAAATGGCAGATAGCTTTAATAAAGCGAGCCTTGGGAAAGGGGTCTATCTCCAGACACAAGAAGATGGCAGCGTAACAGCAGATATTTATGTCTATTTGCAATACGGTGTTAAAGTTCCTGCTGTTTCCATGGCTATTCAAAAAGCTGTTAAATCTGCTGTCTATGACATGGCAGAAGTGACTATTTCAGCGGTTAATATTCATGTTGAAGGAATTGTTCCTGAAAAGACACCAAAACCAGAGTTGAAGTCGCTTTTTGATGAGGATTTCTTGAATGACTAA